From a region of the Impatiens glandulifera chromosome 4, dImpGla2.1, whole genome shotgun sequence genome:
- the LOC124934723 gene encoding 60S ribosomal protein L23-like, whose protein sequence is MSKRGRGGLAGNKFCMSLGLPVAAMINCDDNIGAKNLYIISVKGIKGRLNRLSYTCVGDMVIATVKKEKPDLRKKFMLAVIVRQRKPWRRKDGVFMYFEDNVGVIVNPKREMKGSTITGPIGKECVDL, encoded by the exons ATGTCGAAGCGAG GTCGCGGAGGATTGGCGGGAAACAAGTTCTGCATGTCACTGGGTCTTCCTGTGGCGGCTATGATCAATTGTGACGACAATATCGGCGCGAAGAATCTCTACATCATATCAGTGAAGGGGATCAAGGGTCGTTTGAATCGATTGTCGTATACTTGTGTGGGAGATATGGTTATTGCGACGGTGAAGAAAGAGAAACCTGATTTGAGAAAGAAGTTCATGCTTGCTGTCATTGTTAGACAACGCAAGCCCTGGCGCCGAAAGGATGGAGTGTTCATGTATTTTGAAG ATAATGTTGGTGTGATAGTGAATCctaagagagaaatgaaag GTTCTACCATTACTGGTCCAATTGGGAAGGAATGTGTTGATTTATGA